A single region of the Pyricularia oryzae 70-15 chromosome 4, whole genome shotgun sequence genome encodes:
- a CDS encoding forkhead transcription factor G: MSGYNHYANFGGGHSQHVDVFGSYQDLIDPNGLPAISHAPMPSSTPDPPRSIQPNGNYNFSYPGISNIPQTNPGQSPFKASGPTAPLAPLKNAPNGVMMNSPHIMPPNMQPHGSDFVPQKQANLAHQYSPAQLGMATVKDAGIAGVPFLHNPTQNMMIEQYYPTSANGKRLLEAPSIKDSRPQKRAKLENQPLPPPESFPPIVDDGIKPSHSYAMLIGMAILRSQHRRLTLAQIYKWITTNYRHYREAADNGWQNSIRHNLSLNKNFIKHERPKDDPGKGSYWAIMPGMEHVYMKEKPGRKSISTPEGMTIIGTVMENPILPQFPKSEPKLPSQTCSEPASEETQTATQSQSHSAQQPDLSSDATIPPTEELQEKTTEVDATVDLGSFSPNAAEMNSSPPLPKHSEPQGDTPPSMMRRNSATLKSHRRQRPSMDDSGYISSLDSSILRPQQQTLLASETDRLDRSRTKRKGGRAEDEIRRLRGSSFDPSPTKGRSRNNTAFGPQSSSPVRRLAGEGQMLPPLTPAYKLAPPPQMAPPSVSPNTTLQQHRRDVARMIESPLKRVMGLAGDCGWATPSNDNIDESVYTDSYDFNTGYGGDFYILQDATPGGLYSIAEDGSPVKRKRSIMDSSPLKRPAKRQGIPRPKPAAVLGDVTHSNQQLSLAPAPLLKSKLSPAKYFALKSPGRKMSDLPSSPSRILAASPLKMGPALSTLENVNDENAVPSVVFEDFCSTELLEEPSESHDLDIMKGFERIGHNMGADPGIMPFSVANFKPGLGRSHTSTF, from the coding sequence ATGAGCGGCTACAATCACTACGCCAACTTCGGCGGCGGACATTCGCAACATGTTGACGTTTTTGGTTCATACCAGGACCTCATTGATCCCAATGGCCTACCAGCAATTAGCCATGCCCCGATGCCATCATCCACGCCCGATCCTCCCCGATCCATACAACCCAATGGCAACTACAACTTCTCTTACCCAGGAATTTCGAACATCCCGCAGACGAACCCTGGACAGTCGCCATTCAAGGCTTCAGGACCGACAGCTCCCCTGGCGCCACTGAAAAACGCACCCAATGGAGTCATGATGAATTCGCCGCATATCATGCCTCCAAACATGCAGCCCCACGGAAGCGACTTTGTGCCCCAGAAACAGGCAAACTTAGCTCATCAATACAGCCCGGCCCAACTTGGAATGGCTACAGTAAAAGATGCAGGTATAGCTGGGGTTCCCTTCCTGCATAACCCAACGCAGAACATGATGATCGAGCAATACTATCCAACAAGTGCGAATGGAAAAAGACTGCTTGAGGCGCCTTCAATCAAAGACAGTCGCCCGCAAAAACGCGCCAAACTCGAAAACCAACCACTTCCGCCCCCAGAATCATTCCCCCCAATCGTCGACGATGGAATCAAGCCTAGTCACAGCTATGCTATGCTGATTGGAATGGCTATCCTGCGCTCTCAGCACCGCCGATTAACCTTGGCTCAGATCTACAAATGGATAACAACAAACTATCGCCACTACCGCGAGGCCGCTGACAATGGTTGGCAGAACAGCATCCGTCACAATCTCAGCTTGAACAAAAACTTCATCAAGCACGAACGACCCAAGGATGATCCTGGAAAGGGAAGCTACTGGGCCATCATGCCGGGCATGGAACATGTGTACATGAAGGAGAAGCCAGGCCGCAAGTCCATATCGACGCCGGAAGGCATGACAATCATTGGGACAGTCATGGAAAACCCGATACTACCTCAATTTCCCAAGTCAGAACCGAAGCTGCCTTCGCAGACATGTTCAGAGCCTGCTTCAGAAGAGACCCAAACAGCAACCCAATCGCAATCGCACTCCGCTCAGCAGCCAGATCTCTCTTCAGACGCAACTATTCCCCCGACCGAGGAGCTCCAGGAGAAGACTACTGAAGTGGATGCTACCGTGGATTTGGGTTCCTTCTCTCCCAACGCAGCCGAGATGAACTCGTCACCACCCCTACCCAAGCACTCTGAACCCCAAGGCGATACACCACCTTCCATGATGCGGCGCAACTCAGCGACGCTGAAGTCACATCGGAGGCAGCGGCCTTCGATGGATGATAGCGGATACATCTCTTCTCTGGACTCCTCCATCCTGCGACCGCAACAGCAAACGCTCCTTGCGTCTGAGACTGATCGGCTCGACAGATCACGGACCAAGCGGAAAGGCGGACGTGCAGAGGATGAGATTAGGCGTCTACGTGGCTCATCCTTCGATCCTAGCCCTACCAAGGGCCGCTCTCGCAACAACACGGCATTTGGACCTCAATCTTCGTCGCCAGTGCGTAGACTAGCTGGTGAAGGTCAGATGCTTCCACCCCTGACCCCCGCATACAAACTGGCTCCGCCACCACAGATGGCGCCACCGTCGGTCTCTCCCAACACCACGCTTCAGCAACATCGTAGGGATGTGGCCAGGATGATTGAGTCGCCTTTAAAACGCGTAATGGGCCTTGCTGGTGACTGTGGATGGGCGACGCCGTCCAACGATAATATTGATGAGTCGGTGTATACTGACAGCTACGATTTCAACACTGGATACGGCGGTGACTTCTACATCCTTCAAGACGCAACACCAGGTGGTCTCTACTCGATTGCTGAGGATGGATCTCCAGTCAAACGCAAGCGGTCTATCATGGACTCATCACCGCTCAAGCGACCAGCAAAGAGGCAAGGAATACCACGACCAAAGCCCGCTGCAGTCCTCGGAGATGTGACGCACTCGAACCAACAATTATCGCTCGCCCCGGCCCCCCTTCTTAAAAGCAAACTATCACCTGCGAAATATTTTGCTCTCAAGTCACCAGGCAGGAAGATGTCAGACCTTCCATCATCTCCAAGCAGGATTCTTGCCGCATCTCCTCTTAAGATGGGTCCTGCATTGAGCACGTTGGAAAATGTTAACGACGAGAATGCGGTCCCGAGCGTTGTGTTTGAGGACTTTTGCTCTACGGAGTTGCTAGAAGAGCCGAGCGAGTCGCATGACCTTGACATCATGAAGGGCTTCGAAAGGATTGGCCACAACATGGGTGCGGATCCGGGAATTATGCCATTTTCCGTGGCGAACTTCAAACCTGGCCTCGGGCGAAGCCATACTAGCACTTTCTAG
- a CDS encoding actin cytoskeleton-regulatory complex protein PAN1 gives MYSNSNSFLGGGNSMRPGPQQYGSSFNAGSGQQQQQQQQQQQPPQQSPFAAQQTGFAQVPLQHQYTGYPAMQQPMQTGQIQPQYTGFPGHQQGFQGSAPPMPAIPQQFQHQFQHQQQQQQPPPQPQQSASFLSSQPTTSSSLQTPSAPAAAMKPQPTGFSQMAASFQTGGQSAPKPAQASKGTKIPNIRLSFITAQDQAKFETLFKSAVGDGQTTMSGEKARDILMRSRLDGEYLSQIWTLADTTRSGQLHFPEFALAMYLCNLKMNGKSLPSSLPENIKNEVSSMVDIINFSIAEDSANASSATNAPDFTVRQNTATPPTIQHPQPQPSNSQLLQAQMTGFPGAQQGFMAQANGGGLQPQQTGYPGMQNPQPTGYTGPRPPMPPMPTGLGAGGMGAMAAPLNAQPTGRPGQWGLVNTPSTGLPNIDALHARMMPQQGREQGSFTTAGLQGNAVIPWAITKDEKTRYDALFKAWDGMNKGYIAGSQAIEIFGQSGLEKPDLERVWTLADHGNKGRLNLDEFAVAMHLIYRKLNGYPLPNSLPPELVPPSTRNFNEAIGTMKNMLNQESDFRKNSGAALLPQKTGVSYLKTHSFRGQGGVPTGSRKDATVFKNDDDAVGYKSSARRRIGNGSPRPDSPSSVASNEDLSIEQLRKKIKEKQVLLDAMDFKDEKSFEEDDVLDRRDRKEAEDLYRRIRRIQEDIDSHPDAPLPSGDSDAERRALKRQLQNLKDSIPDLASQVRKTEKAIFEARLELFRLKDAKAHPSSAPAIVGTGPGGAVTESDRLKARAKAMMQQRTAALTGKKIDISSEDTDAPKRLEEESIQARTEKENNERMVRDVEESVQEFARSIEDSLQAGGQTADNEHERRRWEDALGVEDEIRDFIFDLQRSSRSKRVRAQDRRADRSGPTSDPPRSEPASAPRHESPSAPAARTGTPTSASSAGGSYSSYKTPEERAAFIKQQAEQRMAERLAALGIKAPVKGGETPAQRMERERSERAAKLRQAEEEDARREAERQARLAEEQGPPQPAASAPKTEAKPPPPPPSRKAAPDRETAAKKAEEERLAQEQEEQQRQMREMEAKAKAEEDALARENSAAEARLKALEEQVRQGKLKKEEEKRRKKAALAEAKEKEAKLAARRQEIEAAKRREEELQRQLEAMNEEGSSSDDDEPAQITPQASTPTVGSQELERKPSPPPQVAEPKTESRNPYFRMLSQSSEGPTSVSPQASVSPVPQQEAPAPAPPPAAPEASTNPFHRMTAPQTAAPAPISRKRADTDDGWGSDKDDDEDDSDDDRPGGTSAAQLASILFGTMGPPRPLSAADNKSVSSPTAVASPPTVASPPPAPPGPPPVPAAAAPTVPSTPSPAPEITSAPPAPPPPPPPMPSMGAPGAPPPPPPMPPTGAPSAPPPPPPPPPAASSSSAPAATPAGGRPAGFLGEIQAGRALRKTTTKDKSAAAVAGRVLD, from the exons CGAGCTTGCAAACACCCTCAGCACCCGCAGCAGCAATGAAGCCCCAGCCCACCGGCTTCAGTCAAATGGCAGCCTCTTTCCAGACCGGCGGGCAGTCTGCCCCCAAGCCAGCACAAGCTAGCAAGGGAACCAAGATTCCCAACATCAGATTATCCTTCATCACCGCCCAAGACCAAGCCAAGTTTGAGACTTTGTTCAAATCTGCGGTTGGTGATGGACAGACAACCATGTCTGGTGAAAAGGCACGAGACATCCTGATGAGGTCTCGCCTTGATGGAGAATACTTATCCCAGATCTG GACGTTGGCAGACACAACCCGCTCGGGGCAGCTTCACTTCCCCGAGTTCGCCCTGGCCATGTATCTTTGCAACCTCAAGATGAATGGCAAGTCCCTACCCTCTTCGCTCCCTGAGAACATAAAGAACGAGGTGTCCAGCATGGTGGATATCATCAACTTCAGCATCGCCGAAGACAGCGCCAATGCCAGCTCGGCTACCAACGCTCCTGACTTCACCGTTCGACAAAACACGGCAACGCCACCTACCATCCAGCACCCCCAGCCTCAACCATCGAATTCCCAGTTGCTTCAGGCACAAATGACTGGATTCCCTGGGGCTCAACAAGGCTTTATGGCACAGGCGAACGGAGGCGGTTTACAGCCGCAGCAAACAGGCTATCCGGGTATGCAAAACCCGCAGCCCACTGGTTACACCGGCCCCCGACCGCCCATGCCTCCAATGCCCACCGGGCTGGGAGCTGGTGGAATGGGGGCTATGGCGGCGCCACTCAACGCACAACCAACCGGAAGGCCCGGGCAATGGGGTTTGGTCAACACCCCCTCGACTGGTCTACCAAATATCGATGCCCTACACGCCCGCATGATGCCTCAGCAGGGACGGGAGCAAGGAAGCTTCACGACTGCCGGCCTTCAGGGTAACGCTGTAATTCCGTGGGCAATTACCAAAGATGAGAAGACCCGCTACGATGCGTTGTTCAAGGCTTGGGACGGCATGAACAAGGGCTACATTGCCGGTAGCCAAGCGATTGAGATCTTTGGGCAGAGTGGACTCGAAAAGCCCGATCTTGAGCGAGTCTGGACTTTGGCAGATCACGGAAACAAAGGACGTCTTAATCTGGACGAGTTTGCGGTTGCAATGCATTTGATTTACCGAAAGCTAAACGGCTACCCTCTGCCCAACAGCTTGCCTCCGGAGCTGGTGCCGCCGTCCACACGCAACTTCAACGAGGCCATCGGGACTATGAAGAACATGCTGAACCAAGAGTCTGATTTCCGTAAGAACTCAGGGGCTGCACTCTTGCCCCAAAAGACAGGAGTCAGTTATCTCAAGACTCACTCGTTCCGGGGCCAAGGTGGTGTTCCAACTGGCTCGCGCAAAGATGCCACCGTTTTTAAGAACGATGATGATGCTGTCGGGTACAAGTCCAGCGCCCGTCGTAGGATCGGAAATGGATCGCCACGACCCGACTCTCCTTCTTCTGTAGCCTCAAACGAAGATCTGAGCATTGAACAGTTGAGGAAAAAGATCAAGGAAAAGCAGGTCCTACTTGACGCCATGGACTTCAAAGACGAGAAGTCATTCGAAGAGGATGATGTGCTTGATCGTAGAGACCgcaaggaggccgaggatCTTTACCGGCGCATCAGAAGAATCCAGGAGGACATCGATTCACACCCTGATGCACCTCTCCCGAGTGGCGACTCCGATGCAGAGAGACGTGCTCTGAAGCGACAGTTGCAGAACTTGAAAGACTCAATTCCAGACCTTGCATCACAGGTGAGGAAGACCGAGAAGGCTATATTCGAGGCTCGCCTGGAACTTTTCAGGCTCAAAGACGCCAAGGCCCATCCGTCTAGCGCACCAGCAATTGTTGGCACTGGTCCCGGAGGCGCTGTCACGGAGTCTGACAGGCTCAAAGCTAGAGCCAAGGCGATGATGCAACAACGCACAGCGGCTTTGACTGGAAAGAAAATCGACATCAGCAGTGAGGATACGGATGCACCCAAGCGACTGGAAGAGGAGAGTATTCAGGCAAGAACCGAGAAGGAGAACAACGAGCGTATGGTCAGAGACGTGGAAGAGAGTGTTCAAGAGTTTGCCCGAAGCATTGAGGACAGCCTTCAAGCCGGTGGCCAGACCGCAGATAATGAGCACGAACGACGTAGATGGGAGGATGCTCTCGGGGTTGAGGATGAGATTCGCGACTTCATTTTCGATTTGCAGCGATCTAGCCGATCGAAGCGAGTTAGAGCCCAAGATCGTCGTGCAGACCGCTCCGGACCTACCAGCGACCCACCGCGGTCCGAGCCTGCTTCTGCTCCTAGACACGAAAGTCCATCTGCTCCGGCTGCTCGGACCGGCACTCCAACATCTGCTTCCTCCGCTGGAGGCTCCTATTCTTCGTACAAGACCCCAGAAGAAAGGGCAGCTTTTATCAAGCAGCAAGCCGAGCAGCGCATGGCCGAGAGGCTAGCAGCTCTTGGCATCAAGGCCCCAGTCAAGGGCGGGGAGACGCCAGCGCAACGTATGGAGCGCGAACGATCCGAGCGCGCGGCCAAACTTCGACAGGCCGAGGAAGAAGATGCTCGCCGCGAAGCGGAGAGACAAGCAAGGCTTGCGGAGGAGCAAGGACCGCCACAGCCGGCAGCATCCGCGCCGAAGACTGAGGCcaaaccgccgccgcctcctccaAGCCGTAAGGCAGCGCCTGACCGGGAAACTGCTGCTAAGAAGGCAGAGGAAGAAAGACTGGCACAAGAACAGGAAGAGCAGCAACGCCAGATGCGCGAGATGGA AGCCAAGGCCAAAGCTGAGGAGGATGCGTTGGCAAGGGAGAACAGTGCCGCCGAGGCCCGCTTGAAGGCACTCGAGGAACAGGTTCGCCAGGGCAAACTCAAGAAGGAGGAAGAAAAGCGCAGGAAGAAAGCAGCTCTTGCTGAAGCCAAGGAAAAGGAAGCCAAGTTGGCCGCGCGGAGACAGGAAATCGAGGCTGCCAAGCGGCGGGAAGAAGAGCTCCAAAGACAACTAGAAGCAATGAATGAGGAGGGCTCATCCTCGGACGATGACGAGCCGGCACAAATTACCCCTCAAGCATCGacgccaaccgttggaagcCAGGAGCTGGAGCGCAAGCCGTCACCTCCTCCACAGGTCGCAGAACCCAAGACGGAAAGCCGCAACCCATACTTTAGGATGCTGTCACAGTCTTCCGAGGGACCCACCTCCGTGTCACCGCAGGCTTCAGTGTCTCCGGTGCCTCAGCAGGAAGCCCCGGCTCCTGCGCCGCCCCCGGCCGCGCCTGAGGCATCAACCAACCCGTTCCACCGCATGACGGCACCACAAACGGCAGCCCCGGCGCCGATATCACGGAAGCGAGCGGACACGGACGATGGCTGGGGTTCTGACAAGGACGATGATGAAGATGACTCGGACGATGACAGACCAGGTGGAACCAGCGCTGCCCAGCTTGCGTCCATACTGTTTGGCACCATGggccctcctcgtcctctaTCTGCTGCGGATAACAAGTCAGTTTCTTCGCCGACCGCAGTCGCATCACCCCCAACGGTGGCATCTCCTCCGCCTGCACCACCCGGGCCGCCGCCGGTaccggctgcggcggcgccCACAGTGCCTTCCACACCGTCTCCGGCCCCTGAGATTACATCGGCACCTccagcaccgccgccgcctcctccgcctATGCCATCTATGGGAGCACCCGGCGCGCCGCCACCTCCCCCACCAATGCCTCCTACAGGAGCACCCAGTGCCCCgcctccaccgccgcctcCACCACCAGCTGCGAGCTCCTCAAGTGCACCCGCTGCAACTCCAGCAGGAGGCAGGCCAGCAGGGTTCCTCGGTGAAATCCAGGCTGGAAGAGCGCTTAGAAAAACTACAACTAAAGACAAGAGTGCCGCCGCAGTTGCCGGTCGGGTTTTGGACTGA